One region of Pyramidobacter sp. YE332 genomic DNA includes:
- the topA gene encoding type I DNA topoisomerase — MAPTAKTRKTAAKTVSKRKTGAAATKSAVASGKKTTAGASASSASVRKKTTKPAGKTSGEAKKAVPPRSGKTLVVVESPTKAKTLTKILGSGYVVKASVGHIVDLPKSRLAIDIENGFKPEYILVKGKAPVKKELQTAAAAAKKVLLAADPDREGEAIAWHVAGLLGVDPADDCRVRFHEITAEAVRSAVKEPTPIDMDRVDAQQARRVLDRLVGYTLSPLLWKKIRRGLSAGRVQSVALAILCEREQEIENFVPQDYWNVFVDATADDGRAYRLRVERESGRSLLSDGKTLAIDTPAKVRDIEKTLKEKPLVVASFTAKKNARKQPAPFKTSTMQQIAASRLGFSPRRTMGIAQSLFEGVAIPGHGTVGLITYMRTDSLRMAPEALNQARKAIEGRWGKKYLPAKAVVYQAGANAQDAHEAIRPTDFTLTPESLRESLTAEQYRLYDLIWRRSVASQMAPAVVDSATLDCECGKYGLRAQGAAVSFDGWGAVWDLDVKDAMIQKAQEGELLNIQNVDSKKEQTKPPARFTESTLIKTLEDDGIGRPSTYATIVETLYDRSYVAREEGRKLKPSELGRSVNKFLLGHFDGKSTSPIVDVGFTSSMESSLDQVESGKKNWVELIGQFWEPFTHAIAEAEKAPAVPPPPPELTGETCPQCGRPLVKKQGRFGEFIGCSGFPECHYIKPVQKEIGVPCPKCGAEHGGQVVQRKSKKGRTFYGCSRYPDCDYVSWNKPAAEKCPLCGGQMEYVGRSRTPVCTQCGRKGEA; from the coding sequence ATGGCTCCGACAGCAAAAACTCGAAAGACGGCCGCGAAAACGGTCTCGAAAAGAAAAACGGGCGCCGCGGCGACGAAAAGCGCGGTGGCTTCCGGAAAGAAGACGACGGCCGGCGCTTCTGCAAGCTCCGCATCAGTAAGGAAAAAAACGACGAAGCCCGCCGGAAAAACGTCGGGAGAAGCGAAGAAGGCCGTGCCGCCCCGGAGCGGCAAGACGTTAGTGGTCGTCGAGTCGCCGACGAAAGCGAAGACGCTGACGAAGATTTTAGGCTCCGGCTACGTCGTCAAAGCCAGCGTCGGCCATATCGTCGACCTGCCCAAGAGCCGCCTGGCGATCGACATCGAAAACGGTTTCAAACCGGAATACATTCTCGTGAAGGGCAAGGCTCCCGTAAAAAAAGAGCTGCAGACCGCGGCGGCCGCGGCCAAGAAAGTTCTTCTCGCCGCCGACCCCGACCGCGAAGGAGAGGCGATCGCCTGGCACGTCGCCGGGCTGCTCGGCGTCGATCCCGCCGACGACTGCCGGGTGCGCTTTCACGAGATCACGGCCGAGGCCGTTAGAAGCGCCGTGAAGGAACCGACTCCCATCGACATGGACCGCGTCGACGCGCAGCAAGCGCGGCGCGTGCTTGACCGCCTGGTGGGCTACACGCTGAGCCCGCTTCTTTGGAAGAAGATCCGCCGCGGACTTTCGGCCGGGCGGGTGCAGTCGGTCGCTCTGGCGATCCTCTGCGAGCGCGAGCAGGAAATCGAAAATTTCGTGCCTCAGGATTACTGGAATGTCTTCGTCGACGCGACAGCCGACGACGGACGCGCCTACAGGCTGCGCGTCGAAAGGGAGAGCGGGCGCAGCCTGCTTTCCGACGGCAAAACTCTGGCGATCGACACGCCCGCCAAAGTCCGCGATATCGAAAAGACGCTGAAGGAGAAACCTTTGGTCGTCGCGAGTTTCACGGCGAAGAAAAACGCGCGGAAACAGCCGGCCCCGTTCAAAACCAGCACGATGCAGCAGATCGCCGCAAGCCGGCTGGGATTTTCCCCGCGGCGCACCATGGGGATCGCCCAGAGTCTCTTCGAAGGCGTCGCCATCCCCGGACACGGCACGGTCGGCCTGATCACCTACATGAGGACCGACAGCCTGCGCATGGCGCCGGAAGCGCTGAACCAGGCGCGAAAAGCGATCGAAGGGCGCTGGGGCAAAAAATATCTTCCGGCGAAAGCCGTCGTTTATCAGGCTGGCGCCAACGCCCAGGACGCCCACGAAGCCATACGCCCCACGGACTTCACCCTGACGCCCGAATCGCTCAGAGAATCTCTGACGGCGGAACAGTACCGGCTCTACGACCTGATCTGGCGGCGCAGCGTCGCCTCGCAGATGGCGCCCGCCGTCGTCGACTCCGCGACGCTTGACTGCGAGTGCGGGAAATACGGACTGCGCGCCCAGGGCGCCGCCGTCAGTTTCGACGGCTGGGGCGCCGTTTGGGATCTTGACGTCAAGGATGCCATGATACAGAAGGCGCAGGAAGGCGAGCTGCTGAATATCCAGAACGTCGATTCCAAAAAGGAGCAGACCAAGCCGCCGGCGCGCTTTACCGAGTCGACGCTGATCAAGACCCTTGAAGACGACGGGATCGGCCGCCCCTCCACCTACGCGACCATCGTCGAGACGCTTTACGACCGTTCCTACGTCGCGCGCGAGGAAGGCCGCAAGTTGAAGCCGAGCGAACTGGGACGGTCGGTGAACAAATTTCTGCTCGGGCATTTCGACGGAAAATCGACGTCGCCGATCGTCGATGTCGGTTTTACCTCTTCCATGGAAAGTTCCCTCGATCAGGTCGAGTCGGGAAAGAAAAACTGGGTGGAGCTGATCGGGCAGTTTTGGGAACCCTTCACTCACGCCATCGCCGAAGCCGAAAAAGCGCCGGCGGTCCCGCCTCCGCCGCCCGAGCTGACGGGCGAGACCTGTCCGCAGTGCGGCAGGCCGCTCGTGAAAAAGCAGGGGCGCTTCGGCGAATTCATCGGCTGTTCGGGATTCCCCGAATGCCATTACATCAAGCCGGTCCAGAAGGAAATCGGCGTTCCCTGCCCGAAGTGCGGAGCCGAGCACGGCGGGCAAGTCGTGCAGCGCAAAAGCAAAAAAGGGCGTACGTTCTACGGCTGCTCCCGCTATCCCGACTGCGATTACGTTTCCTGGAACAAGCCGGCGGCGGAAAAATGCCCGCTCTGCGGCGGCCAGATGGAATATGTCGGCCGTTCGCGGACGCCCGTCTGTACGCAGTGCGGCCGCAAGGGAGAAGCCTAA
- a CDS encoding tyrosine recombinase XerC, whose translation MSEVSMNSQLDSFLEYLRNNKASSENTVTNYAVDLAQFADFVENQRIAPHEITTPLIRAFLRSLAGFGYANSSIARKLSAVKAFELYLLEKRLIAADPAASIRSPRLPERLPRALSREGIERLIEEAWKIKPSLRNGTILEVMYGCGVRVAELVSLRWEDVDLDERWLKVRGKGDKERLIPFGRYAKEALIKWKAVCPQESGFLFPGKAGAGITVRTVHRLVVQAARNAGLENVTPHSVRHSFATHMLEGGASLNVLQELLGHESLLTTQRYLKITPGHLRDSYMAAHPRSGEEE comes from the coding sequence ATGTCTGAGGTTTCAATGAACAGCCAGCTGGATTCTTTCCTTGAATATCTGCGGAACAACAAGGCCAGTTCCGAAAACACCGTGACGAATTACGCGGTCGATCTCGCGCAGTTTGCCGACTTTGTCGAAAACCAGAGGATCGCCCCTCACGAAATTACGACGCCGTTGATCCGCGCGTTCCTGCGCTCGCTTGCCGGTTTTGGGTATGCCAATTCCTCGATCGCGCGAAAACTTTCCGCCGTAAAGGCGTTTGAACTCTATCTTCTTGAGAAGAGACTGATCGCGGCCGATCCCGCGGCGTCGATCCGCAGCCCCCGCCTTCCCGAACGGCTGCCACGAGCCCTGTCGCGCGAGGGGATCGAGCGGCTGATCGAGGAGGCGTGGAAAATAAAGCCTTCTTTGCGCAACGGCACGATCCTCGAAGTGATGTACGGCTGCGGCGTCCGCGTGGCGGAACTCGTCTCTCTGCGCTGGGAGGACGTCGATCTGGACGAGCGCTGGCTCAAAGTCAGAGGCAAGGGCGACAAGGAACGTCTCATCCCGTTCGGCCGCTATGCCAAAGAAGCGCTGATAAAATGGAAAGCCGTGTGCCCGCAGGAATCGGGATTTCTTTTTCCGGGAAAGGCGGGCGCCGGCATCACGGTGAGGACGGTGCACCGGCTCGTGGTGCAGGCCGCGCGCAACGCGGGGCTTGAAAACGTCACGCCGCATTCAGTGCGCCACAGCTTCGCCACGCATATGCTGGAAGGCGGGGCTTCGCTGAACGTCCTGCAGGAACTGCTGGGGCACGAAAGCCTGCTGACGACGCAGCGCTATCTGAAGATCACGCCCGGTCATCTGAGAGACAGCTACATGGCGGCTCATCCCAGATCGGGCGAGGAGGAATGA
- the trmFO gene encoding methylenetetrahydrofolate--tRNA-(uracil(54)-C(5))-methyltransferase (FADH(2)-oxidizing) TrmFO produces the protein MQPVVIAGGGLAGSEAAWQLVRRGIPVHMFEMRPVVSSPAHRTDKLGELVCSNSLGSDRGDSAAGLLKEELRSLDSLIMKAAEAHSVPAGKALAVDRERFSQFVTDALLGNPLFTLTRREVTEIPEGPCIIASGPLTSPALASKLQALFGQDYLYFYDAVAPVIELESVDMSVAYRKDRYADDEGGDYINCPMDERQYQTFYEALIAAERAPLHDFEGKAEYFEGCMPVEVIASRGRDTLRFGPLRPVGLNDPRTGKRPYAVVQIRQDNAEATLYNLVGFQTNLRWGEQQRVFRLIPGLEHAEFVRMGVMHRNIYVDAPRCLDGCLRPRGMDSLFLAGQMTGVEGYVESTAMGAVAALGVFACLNGLPQLRWPAESAIGALLFRLQDATNPRFAPTNANMGIFPPLDEKIKSRRERHEKILSRGRLRFLQFKANNALFFSEPGKE, from the coding sequence ATGCAGCCCGTCGTCATCGCCGGCGGCGGTCTGGCCGGTTCCGAAGCGGCCTGGCAGCTTGTGCGGCGGGGAATTCCCGTGCACATGTTCGAGATGCGGCCGGTCGTCTCGAGCCCGGCTCACCGTACCGACAAGCTGGGCGAACTGGTGTGCAGCAATTCGCTGGGCTCCGACCGCGGCGACTCCGCGGCGGGACTTCTCAAGGAAGAGCTCCGCTCCCTCGACAGCCTGATCATGAAAGCGGCCGAGGCGCATTCGGTACCTGCGGGCAAAGCGCTGGCCGTGGACCGCGAACGGTTCTCGCAGTTTGTCACCGACGCGCTGCTGGGAAATCCTCTTTTTACGCTGACCCGCCGCGAAGTGACCGAAATTCCCGAAGGCCCCTGCATTATCGCCAGCGGGCCCTTGACGTCCCCGGCGCTGGCGTCGAAGCTTCAGGCGCTGTTCGGGCAGGATTATCTCTATTTTTACGACGCCGTCGCCCCGGTGATCGAGCTGGAATCGGTCGACATGTCCGTGGCGTACCGCAAAGACCGCTATGCCGACGACGAGGGCGGCGATTACATCAACTGCCCGATGGACGAACGGCAGTATCAGACGTTTTACGAGGCCCTGATCGCGGCCGAAAGGGCCCCGCTGCACGATTTCGAAGGAAAGGCGGAATACTTCGAAGGCTGCATGCCGGTCGAAGTCATCGCCTCGCGCGGGCGCGACACGCTTCGTTTCGGCCCGCTGCGCCCCGTCGGGCTGAACGATCCCCGCACGGGGAAGCGCCCCTACGCCGTCGTGCAGATCCGGCAGGACAACGCCGAAGCCACGCTTTACAACCTTGTCGGTTTTCAGACTAATTTGCGCTGGGGAGAGCAGCAAAGAGTTTTTCGCCTGATCCCCGGGCTCGAACATGCCGAGTTCGTGCGAATGGGCGTCATGCACCGCAATATCTACGTCGACGCGCCGCGCTGCCTCGACGGCTGCCTGCGGCCTCGGGGAATGGATTCCCTTTTTCTGGCGGGACAGATGACCGGCGTGGAAGGCTACGTGGAAAGCACGGCGATGGGAGCCGTCGCCGCGCTGGGCGTTTTCGCCTGCCTGAACGGGCTGCCTCAGCTTCGCTGGCCGGCGGAAAGCGCCATCGGCGCGCTGCTTTTCAGATTGCAGGACGCCACCAATCCCCGTTTCGCTCCGACGAACGCGAATATGGGGATTTTTCCGCCTCTGGACGAAAAAATCAAAAGCCGTCGCGAACGCCATGAGAAAATTTTAAGCCGCGGACGCCTGAGATTCTTACAATTTAAGGCAAATAACGCATTGTTCTTTTCTGAACCAGGCAAAGAGTGA